One window of Sphingomonas sp. KC8 genomic DNA carries:
- the gltX gene encoding glutamate--tRNA ligase, with protein MVVTRFAPSPTGRLHVGNIRAALHNWLYARQQGGRFLLRLDDTDAERSTEAFVDAIRADLTWLGLAPDGEERQSQRFALYEESFERLRAAGRVYPAYESQQELDLKRKILAGRGLPPVYDRAALALSDADRAAFEAEGRTPHWRFRLDHDAAIAWHDLIRGDQRFDPKLLSDPVIRRADGSWLYMLPSVIDDIDMGVTHVVRGEDHVTNTGLQLQMFEALGAKPPAFAHEALLTGSEGKLSKRLGALGCDGFREMGIEPLTLLALLARIGTSDPVEPVAAAEELFHAFDFTRFGRAPARFDLDELTALNARILHRLHYQDVADRLPAGMDADAWHAIRPNILTVADAATWWAVVEGPVDQSAVAPEDRAYLAEAVTVAEGIDWTADPWPALTTLLKDVTGRKGKALFLPLRLALTGLAHGPDMAALLPLIGRERALERLRTAAA; from the coding sequence ATGGTCGTCACCCGTTTCGCGCCGTCGCCCACCGGCCGGCTCCATGTCGGCAATATCCGCGCCGCACTCCATAACTGGCTATATGCGCGCCAGCAGGGCGGGCGTTTCCTGCTCCGCCTCGACGATACCGACGCCGAACGATCGACCGAAGCGTTCGTCGATGCGATCCGCGCCGATCTCACCTGGCTGGGTTTGGCCCCCGATGGCGAGGAACGCCAGTCGCAGCGCTTCGCGCTCTACGAGGAATCATTCGAACGGTTGCGCGCCGCCGGCCGCGTCTATCCGGCCTATGAAAGCCAGCAGGAACTGGATCTCAAGCGCAAGATCCTCGCCGGACGGGGCTTGCCACCGGTTTATGATCGCGCAGCCCTTGCGCTCAGTGACGCCGATCGCGCAGCATTTGAGGCCGAAGGCCGCACGCCGCACTGGCGCTTCCGCCTCGATCATGACGCAGCCATCGCCTGGCACGATCTGATCCGGGGCGACCAGCGTTTCGATCCGAAACTGCTGTCCGATCCCGTCATCCGCCGCGCCGATGGCAGTTGGCTCTATATGCTGCCCAGCGTGATCGACGATATCGATATGGGCGTCACCCATGTCGTTCGCGGCGAGGATCATGTCACCAACACCGGCCTTCAGCTCCAGATGTTCGAAGCCCTGGGCGCAAAGCCCCCGGCCTTCGCGCACGAAGCGCTGCTGACAGGCAGCGAGGGCAAATTGTCCAAGCGCCTCGGCGCGCTAGGCTGCGATGGGTTCCGCGAAATGGGGATCGAACCGCTCACTTTGCTGGCGCTGCTCGCGCGGATCGGCACCAGCGATCCGGTCGAGCCGGTCGCGGCGGCCGAAGAACTATTCCATGCGTTCGATTTTACCCGTTTTGGCCGCGCCCCGGCGCGCTTCGATCTCGATGAGTTGACGGCGCTCAACGCCCGCATCCTCCATCGCCTGCATTATCAGGACGTCGCCGATCGGCTGCCCGCCGGCATGGACGCCGATGCCTGGCACGCGATCCGCCCGAATATCCTAACCGTGGCCGATGCCGCGACATGGTGGGCGGTGGTCGAAGGGCCGGTCGATCAATCTGCGGTCGCGCCCGAAGATCGCGCCTATCTGGCCGAAGCCGTCACCGTCGCCGAAGGGATCGACTGGACGGCCGATCCGTGGCCGGCGCTTACGACGTTGTTGAAGGATGTCACCGGCCGCAAGGGCAAGGCCTTGTTTCTGCCGCTGCGGCTGGCGCTGACCGGGCTGGCCCACGGGCCGGATATGGCCGCGCTGCTGCCGCTGATCGGGCGGGAACGCGCGCTGGAGCGGCTGCGCACGGCGGCTGCATGA
- a CDS encoding NAD+ synthase, which yields MTARLSILLAQINQSMGDLTANADAMLAVRARAGTADLILFPELQLIGYPPEDLVLKPALIARAHDEVQRLAAATADGGPAMLVGTVIQLDDGLFNAMALLDGGVVAAMIRKHELPNYGTFDEKRLFVSGPLPEPIHFRGVRIGVPICEDIWFPKVCEHLKATGAEILLSPNGSPYELDKDDRRLALVRARVAETGLPLAYLNRVGGQDELVFDGSSFVVNADGAVALQMPDWDAAEVLTVWEKGADGWACLPGDHHALDVAPADLYNAMLVGLRDYVNRNRFPGVVLGLSGGIDSALSAAVAVDALGADRVWCVMMPSRFTGDESLSDAAECARLLGVRLDTIAIEPATLAFDTMLGDAFAGRHRDLTEENIQSRVRGLTLMALSNKFGHMVLTTGNKSEMSVGYATIYGDMAGGYSVLKDAYKTTVFALSEWRNANRPSLALGPDGPVMPVNVITKPPTAELRPDQKDSDSLPPYDVLDPILHGLVEEELAVADLVARGFDRDTVIRIERMLYIAEYKRRQAPPGVKLGTRNFGRDRRYPITNGFRSV from the coding sequence ATGACAGCCCGCCTTTCCATCCTCCTCGCCCAGATCAACCAATCGATGGGCGATCTTACCGCCAATGCCGATGCGATGCTGGCGGTCCGCGCCCGCGCCGGCACCGCCGATCTGATCCTGTTCCCCGAATTGCAGTTGATCGGCTATCCGCCCGAAGATCTGGTGCTGAAACCCGCACTGATCGCCCGCGCGCATGATGAAGTGCAGCGCCTGGCAGCAGCAACGGCCGATGGCGGCCCGGCGATGCTGGTCGGCACGGTGATCCAGCTCGACGACGGGTTGTTCAACGCAATGGCGTTGCTGGATGGCGGCGTGGTCGCGGCCATGATTCGCAAGCACGAACTGCCCAATTACGGCACCTTCGATGAAAAGCGCCTGTTCGTATCCGGCCCGCTGCCCGAACCAATCCATTTCCGCGGTGTGCGCATCGGCGTGCCGATCTGCGAGGATATCTGGTTTCCCAAGGTGTGCGAACATCTGAAGGCGACCGGTGCGGAAATCCTGCTGTCGCCCAATGGCAGCCCCTATGAACTCGACAAGGATGATCGGCGGCTCGCCCTCGTCCGTGCGCGCGTCGCCGAAACCGGCCTGCCGCTGGCCTATCTCAACCGGGTCGGCGGGCAGGACGAACTGGTGTTCGACGGCTCGTCCTTCGTCGTCAACGCCGATGGTGCGGTCGCACTCCAGATGCCCGACTGGGATGCCGCCGAAGTGCTGACCGTCTGGGAAAAGGGCGCCGATGGCTGGGCCTGCCTGCCCGGCGATCACCATGCGCTCGATGTGGCCCCGGCCGACCTCTACAATGCGATGCTGGTGGGTTTGCGCGATTATGTGAACCGCAATCGGTTCCCCGGCGTCGTCCTTGGCCTGTCCGGCGGGATCGATAGCGCCTTGTCCGCTGCCGTCGCGGTCGATGCGCTGGGCGCCGATCGTGTGTGGTGCGTGATGATGCCGTCCCGCTTCACCGGCGATGAAAGCCTGTCAGACGCCGCCGAATGCGCACGCCTGCTCGGGGTCCGCCTGGATACGATCGCGATTGAACCGGCCACCCTGGCCTTCGATACGATGCTGGGCGATGCCTTTGCCGGCCGCCACCGCGATCTGACCGAAGAAAATATCCAGTCGCGCGTGCGCGGGCTGACCCTGATGGCGCTCAGCAACAAGTTCGGCCACATGGTGCTGACCACGGGCAACAAAAGCGAGATGTCGGTCGGTTACGCCACCATTTATGGTGACATGGCCGGCGGTTATTCGGTGCTGAAGGATGCCTATAAAACCACGGTGTTCGCGCTGTCCGAATGGCGCAACGCCAACCGCCCGTCGCTCGCCCTTGGCCCCGACGGGCCGGTGATGCCTGTCAACGTCATCACGAAGCCGCCGACCGCCGAATTGCGGCCCGACCAGAAGGATTCGGATTCACTGCCGCCTTATGACGTGCTCGATCCGATCCTGCACGGATTGGTCGAGGAAGAACTGGCGGTGGCCGATCTCGTCGCACGCGGTTTCGATCGCGATACCGTCATCAGGATCGAACGCATGCTCTATATCGCTGAATATAAACGCCGGCAGGCCCCACCGGGGGTGAAGCTGGGCACCCGCAATTTCGGCCGCGATCGCCGTTATCCGATTACCAACGGCTTCCGGTCGGTCTGA